DNA sequence from the Thermoanaerobaculia bacterium genome:
CAACCCGGAGAGCTCGGCCCCGTCGGCACCCAGTTCTGGAGTCAGGCCTCGGACGGCCTCGGAATCGGCCCCCAGGCCGACGCCGGTTTCGGCACCGCGCTTGCCGCTGGCGATTTCGACTGCGACGGCTTCGACGACCTCGCCATCGGCATGCCGGGGGACGACCTCGTGGGCGCTCCCGCAGGCGGCCGGGTCCTCATCCTCTTTTCCGACGGCAGCGGCCCCGCGGCGGCCGATCGTCAGATCTGGTCGCAGAACAGCCCGGTGATCGAGGACGACGGGGAGCCCGACGACCTCTTCGGGGAGGTCCTCGCCGCCGGCGACTTCGACGACGACGGCTGCGACGATCTCGCCATCGGCGTCCCGAGGGAGGATTTCGACGCCGCCCTTTCGGTCGGCGCGGTGCACGTGCTCTACGGCAGCGAGCTCGGCCTGACCGGGGACAATGACGACTTCTTCCATCAGGGCCTGGCGAGCATCAACGGCCTCGCGGAGGCCGGCGACCGCTTCGGCTTCGCGCTCGCCGTCGGCGATTTCGACGACGACGGCATCGACGATCTCGCCATCGGCTCGCCGGGCGAAGGCATCGAAAGTGAAGCGGTGGCCGACGCCGGCGCAGTGCACGTCCTGTTCGGCTCCGCCGGAGGGCTCGTGACCGCCGGACAGGTCCTCTTCTACCGTGGCCAGGGATTGAACGGCTCGCCGCAGGAGAACGAGGAGATCGGCATGGTGCTCGCCGCCGGCGAGTGGAATCCGATCACCGCCGGCAGCGAGCTCGCGATCGGCGTCCCGTTTCACGACCTCGGCGACGTCGACCAGGCCGGCGCCGTGATCCTGGTCTCCGACATCC
Encoded proteins:
- a CDS encoding FG-GAP repeat protein, with amino-acid sequence QPGELGPVGTQFWSQASDGLGIGPQADAGFGTALAAGDFDCDGFDDLAIGMPGDDLVGAPAGGRVLILFSDGSGPAAADRQIWSQNSPVIEDDGEPDDLFGEVLAAGDFDDDGCDDLAIGVPREDFDAALSVGAVHVLYGSELGLTGDNDDFFHQGLASINGLAEAGDRFGFALAVGDFDDDGIDDLAIGSPGEGIESEAVADAGAVHVLFGSAGGLVTAGQVLFYRGQGLNGSPQENEEIGMVLAAGEWNPITAGSELAIGVPFHDLGDVDQAGAVILVSDIPGALFDAIYTQDTAGVPGVAEELDRFGAVLAGGDFDGDGVDELAVGDPIESLEGPFVGAVGSVTVLDFDGDGHVQWLQDDLNPESSETADQFGSALVAADFDADGIDDLAIGAPDEDLGPIDQAGLLHVLYGEAGAGLGNGRDQIWLQTLDPSEGDDRFTGALAAGHFSGHSGADLAIGAPGETLGGLAATGAVNLLFSQALFLDGFESGSSAEWGPTP